In Ailuropoda melanoleuca isolate Jingjing chromosome 4, ASM200744v2, whole genome shotgun sequence, the following proteins share a genomic window:
- the MSH6 gene encoding DNA mismatch repair protein Msh6 isoform X2, producing MLIRPRSGRQVEAAAPLLPPGPPVLPAGMRPGARPSLGLGPWQAPRRRRSRGTSTEGCGDLPPLRSPPGSQSKEVQKGGHFYSSKPEILRAMQRADEALKKDKIERLKLAVCDEPSEPEEEEEMEVGATYSSDKSEEDNEIESEEEVQPKVQGSRRSSRQIKKRRVISDSESDIGGSDVEFKPDAKEEGSSDELSSGVGDSDSEGLESPVKVASKRKKMVTGNGSLKRKSSRKEMPLATKRSTGISSETKSALNAFSAPQNSESQAHISGGCDDSSRPTVWYHETLEWLKEEKRRDLHRRRPDHPDFDASTLYVPEDFLNSCTPGMRKWWQIKSQNFDLVIFYKVGKFYELYHMDALIGVNKLGLVFMKGNWAHSGFPEIAFGRYSDSLVQKGYKVARVEQTETPEMMEARCRKMAHISKYDRVVRREICRVITKGTQTYSVLEGDPSENYSKYLLSLKEKEEDSSGHTRVYGVCFVDTSLGKFLIGQFSDDRHCSRFRTLVAHYPPVQVLFEKGNLSTETKMILKGSLSSSLQEGLIPGSQFWDAAKTLRTLLEEGYFKEKLNEDSGVMLPQVLKGMTSESDSLGLTPGEKSELALSALGGCVFYLKKCLIDQELLSMANFEEYIPLDSDMVSAAGPGAFFAKANQRMVLDAVTLSNLEIFMNGTNGSTEGTLLEKIDTCHTPFGKRLLKQWLCAPLCSPYAINDRLDAIEDLMVVPDKISDVVDLLKKLPDLERLLSKIHNVGSPLKSQNHPDSRAIMYEETTYSKKKIIDFLSALEGFKVICKIIEIMEEVVDNFKSKILKQVVTLQTKTPEGRFPDLTLELNRWDTAFDHEKARKTGLITPKAGFDSDYDQALADIKENEQSLLEYLEKQRSRIGCRTIVYWGIGRNRYQLEIPENFITRNLPEEYELKSTKKGCKRYWTKTIEKKLANLINAEERRDTSLKDCMRRLFYNFDKNYKDWQSAVECIAVLDVLLCLANYSRGGDGPMCRPVILLPEEGTPPFLDLRGSRHPCITKTFFGDDFIPNDILIGCEEEEEENGKAYCVLVTGPNMGGKSTLMRQAGLLAVMAQTGCYIPAEVCRLTPIDRVFTRLGASDRIMSGESTFFVELSETASILTHATAHSLVLVDELGRGTATFDGTAIANAVVKELAENIKCRTLFSTHYHSLVEDYSQNVAVRLGHMACMVENECEDPSQETITFLYKFIKGACPKSYGFNAARLANLPEEVIQKGHRKAREFEKMTQSLRLFREVCLASERSTLDAEAVPKLLTLIKEL from the exons ATGCTAATAAGGCCTCGGTCAGGGCGCCAGGTGGAGGCGGCGGCGCCGCTGCTGCCACCGGGGCCTCCCGTTCTCCCGGCGGGGATGCGGCCTGGAGCGAGGCCgagcctgggcctgggccctTGGCAGGCTCCGCGTCGCCGCCGGAGTCGAGGAACATCAACGGAGGGCTGCGGAGATCTGCCGCCCCTGCGGTCCCCGCCAG GTTCACAATCGAAGGAAGTGCAAAAAGGAGGTCATTTTTACAGTTCAAAGCCTGAAATACTCAGAGCAATGCAACGTGCAGATGAAGCCTTGAAAAAAGACAAGATTGAGAGGCTAAAATTGGCGGTGTGTGATGAGCCCTCAgaaccagaggaagaagaagagatggAG GTAGGTGCAACTTACTCATCAGATAAGAGTGAAGAAGATAATGAAATTGAAAGTGAAGAGGAAGTACAGCCTAAGGTCCAAGGATCTAGGCGAAGTAGCCGCCAAATAAAAAAACGAAGGGTCATATCAGACTCTGAGAGTGACATTGGTGGCTCTGATGTGGAATTCAAGCCAGATGCTAAGGAGGAAGGAAGTAGTGATGAACTaagcagtggggtgggggatagTGACAGTGAAGGCCTGGAGAGTCCTGTCAAAGTTGCTTCAAAGCGGAAGAAAATGGTGACTGGAAATGGCTCTCTCAAAAGGAAAAGTTCAAGGAAGGAAATGCCCTTGGCCACCAAACGATCAACTGGCATTTCATCAGAAACCAAGAGTGCTTTGAATGCTTTCTCTGCCCCTCAAAATTCTGAATCTCAAGCCCACATTAGTGGAGGATGCGATGATAGTAGTCGCCCCACTGTCTGGTATCATGAAACTTTAGAGTGGctcaaggaggaaaagagaagagatctACACAGGAGGCGACCTGATCACCCTGATTTTGATGCATCCACACTCTATGTTCCTGAGGATTTCCTTAACTCCTGTACTCCTGGCATGAGGAAGTGGTGGCAGATTAAGTCTCAGAACTTTGatcttgttatattttataaGGTGGGGAAGTTTTATGAGCTGTACCACATGGATGCTCTTATTGGAGTCAACAAACTAGGTCTGGTATTCATGAAAGGCAACTGGGCTCATTCTGGTTTCCCTGAAATTGCATTTGGCCGATATTCCGATTCTCTGGTTCAGAAAGGTTATAAAGTAGCACGAGTGGAACAGACTGAGACCCCTGAAATGATGGAGGCACGATGCCGGAAGATGGCACATATATCTAAGTATGACAGAGTGGTGAGGAGGGAGATCTGTAGAGTTATTACCAAGGGTACACAGACCTACAGTGTTTTGGAAGGTGACCCCTCTGAGAACTACAGTAAGTATCTCCTTAGCctcaaagaaaaagaggaggattCTTCTGGCCACACTCGGGTGTATGGAGTATGCTTTGTTGATACCTCACTGGGAAAGTTTCTCATAGGTCAGTTTTCAGATGATCGCCATTGTTCCAGATTTAGGACTCTGGTGGCACACTATCCTCCAGTACAAGTCTTATTTGAGAAAGGAAATCTCTCAACAGAAACGAAGATGATTCTGAAGGGTTCATTATCCTCCTCTCTTCAGGAAGGTCTGATACCAGGCTCCCAGTTTTGGGATGCAGCCAAAACTTTGAGAACTCTCCTTGAAGAaggatattttaaggaaaagttaaATGAGGACAGTGGGGTGATGTTACCCCAGGTGCTTAAAGGTATGACCTCAGAGTCTGATTCTCTTGGGTTGACACCAGGAGAGAAGAGTGAATTGGCCCTGTCTGCTCTAGGTGGTTGTGTCTTCTACCTCAAAAAATGTCTTATTGATCAAGAGCTTTTATCAATGGCTAATTTTGAAGAATACATTCCCTTGGATTCTGACATGGTCAGTGCTGCAGGACCTGGTGCTTTTTTTGCTAAAGCCAATCAACGAATGGTGCTAGATGCTGTGACATTAAGCAACTTGGAGATTTTCATGAATGGAACAAATGGTTCTACTGAAGGGACCCTGCTAGAAAAGATTGATACTTGCCATACTCCCTTTGGTAAACGGCTTCTAAAGCAGTGGCTTTGTGCCCCACTCTGTAGCCCTTATGCTATCAATGATCGTCTAGATGCTATAGAAGATCTAATGGTTGTGCCTGACAAAATCTCTGATGTGGTAGACCTTCTAAAGAAGCTTCCAGACCTTGAGAGGCTGCTGAGTAAAATTCATAATGTTGGGTCTCCCCTCAAGAGCCAAAACCACCCAGATAGCAGGGCTATCATGTATGAAGAAACTACATACAGcaaaaaaaagattattgattttctttctgctctagAAGGATTCAAagtaatatgtaaaattatagaGATTATGGAAGAAGTCGTTGACAACTTTAAGTCTAAAATCCTTAAGCAGGTTGTTACTCTACAGACAAAAACTCCTGAGGGCCGTTTTCCAGATTTGACTCTAGAGCTGAACCGATGGGATACAGCCTTTGATCATGAAAAGGCTCGAAAGACTGGACTAATTACTCCCAAAGCAGGATTTGACTCTGATTATGACCAAGCTCTTGctgacataaaagaaaatgaacagagcctcctGGAATACTTGGAGAAACAGCGTAGTCGAATAGGCTGTAGGACCATTGTCTACTGGGGGATCGGTAGGAACCGTTATCAGTTGGAAATTCCAGAGAATTTTATCACTCGTAATTTGCCCGAAGAATATGAGTTGAAATCTACCAAGAAGGGCTGTAAGCGGTACTGGACCAAAACTATTGAGAAGAAGTTGGCTAATCTGATAAATGCTGAAGAACGGAGAGACACATCATTGAAGGACTGCATGCGGCGACTGTTCTATAACTTTGATAAAAATTACAAGGACTGGCAGTCTGCTGTTGAGTGCATCGCAGTATTGG ATGTGTTATTGTGCCTGGCTAACTACAGTCGAGGGGGTGATGGCCCTATGTGTCGTCCAGTAATTCTGTTGCCAGAAGAAGGCACTCCTCCCTTCTTAGACCTTAGAGGATCACGTCATCCCTGCATTACGAAGACTTTTTTTGGAGATGACTTTATACCAAATGACATTCTGATAGGctgtgaggaagaggaagaggaaaatggcAAAGCTTACTGTGTGCTTGTTACTGGACCTAACATGGGGGGCAAGTCTACGCTCATGAGACAG GCTGGCCTGTTAGCTGTAATGGCTCAGACAGGTTGTTACATACCTGCTGAAGTGTGTAGGCTCACACCAATTGATAGAGTATTTACTAGACTTGGTGCCTCAGACAGAATAATGtcag gtgaaagTACATTTTTTGTGGAGTTGAGTGAAACTGCCAGTATACTTACGCATGCAACAGCACATTCTCTGGTGCTTGTGGATGAATTAG GAAGAGGTACTGCAACATTTGATGGAACAGCAATAGCAAATGCGGTTGTTAAAGAACTTGCTGAGAACATAAAGTGTCGTACACTGTTTTCTACCCACTACCATTCATTAGTAGAAGATTATTCTCAAAATGTTGCAGTTCGCCTGGGCCACATG GCATGCATGGTAGAAAATGAATGTGAGGATCCCAGCCAGGAGACTATTACCTTCCTCTATAAATTCATTAAGGGAGCTTGTCCTAAAAGCTATGGCTTTAATGCAGCAAGGCTTGCCAATCTTCCAGAGGAGGTTATTCAAAAGGGACATAGAAAAGCAAGAGAATTTGAAAAGATGACTCAATCACTGCGATTATTTCG gGAAGTTTGCCTGGCTAGTGAAAGGTCGACTCTAGATGCTGAAGCTGTCCCTAAGTTGCTGACTTTGATTAAGGAATTATAG
- the MSH6 gene encoding DNA mismatch repair protein Msh6 isoform X1: protein MSRQSTLYSFFPKSPALTNANKASVRAPGGGGGAAAATGASRSPGGDAAWSEAEPGPGPLAGSASPPESRNINGGLRRSAAPAVPASSCDFSPGDLVWAKMEGYPWWPCLVYNHPFDGTFIREKGKSVRVHVQFFDDSPTRGWVSRRLLKPYTGSQSKEVQKGGHFYSSKPEILRAMQRADEALKKDKIERLKLAVCDEPSEPEEEEEMEVGATYSSDKSEEDNEIESEEEVQPKVQGSRRSSRQIKKRRVISDSESDIGGSDVEFKPDAKEEGSSDELSSGVGDSDSEGLESPVKVASKRKKMVTGNGSLKRKSSRKEMPLATKRSTGISSETKSALNAFSAPQNSESQAHISGGCDDSSRPTVWYHETLEWLKEEKRRDLHRRRPDHPDFDASTLYVPEDFLNSCTPGMRKWWQIKSQNFDLVIFYKVGKFYELYHMDALIGVNKLGLVFMKGNWAHSGFPEIAFGRYSDSLVQKGYKVARVEQTETPEMMEARCRKMAHISKYDRVVRREICRVITKGTQTYSVLEGDPSENYSKYLLSLKEKEEDSSGHTRVYGVCFVDTSLGKFLIGQFSDDRHCSRFRTLVAHYPPVQVLFEKGNLSTETKMILKGSLSSSLQEGLIPGSQFWDAAKTLRTLLEEGYFKEKLNEDSGVMLPQVLKGMTSESDSLGLTPGEKSELALSALGGCVFYLKKCLIDQELLSMANFEEYIPLDSDMVSAAGPGAFFAKANQRMVLDAVTLSNLEIFMNGTNGSTEGTLLEKIDTCHTPFGKRLLKQWLCAPLCSPYAINDRLDAIEDLMVVPDKISDVVDLLKKLPDLERLLSKIHNVGSPLKSQNHPDSRAIMYEETTYSKKKIIDFLSALEGFKVICKIIEIMEEVVDNFKSKILKQVVTLQTKTPEGRFPDLTLELNRWDTAFDHEKARKTGLITPKAGFDSDYDQALADIKENEQSLLEYLEKQRSRIGCRTIVYWGIGRNRYQLEIPENFITRNLPEEYELKSTKKGCKRYWTKTIEKKLANLINAEERRDTSLKDCMRRLFYNFDKNYKDWQSAVECIAVLDVLLCLANYSRGGDGPMCRPVILLPEEGTPPFLDLRGSRHPCITKTFFGDDFIPNDILIGCEEEEEENGKAYCVLVTGPNMGGKSTLMRQAGLLAVMAQTGCYIPAEVCRLTPIDRVFTRLGASDRIMSGESTFFVELSETASILTHATAHSLVLVDELGRGTATFDGTAIANAVVKELAENIKCRTLFSTHYHSLVEDYSQNVAVRLGHMACMVENECEDPSQETITFLYKFIKGACPKSYGFNAARLANLPEEVIQKGHRKAREFEKMTQSLRLFREVCLASERSTLDAEAVPKLLTLIKEL from the exons ATGTCGCGACAGAGCACGCTGTACAGCTTCTTCCCCAAGTCTCCAGCGCTGACTAATGCTAATAAGGCCTCGGTCAGGGCGCCAGGTGGAGGCGGCGGCGCCGCTGCTGCCACCGGGGCCTCCCGTTCTCCCGGCGGGGATGCGGCCTGGAGCGAGGCCgagcctgggcctgggccctTGGCAGGCTCCGCGTCGCCGCCGGAGTCGAGGAACATCAACGGAGGGCTGCGGAGATCTGCCGCCCCTGCGGTCCCCGCCAG TTCTTGTGACTTCTCACCAGGTGATTTGGTTTGGGCCAAGATGGAGGGTTACCCCTGGTGGCCTTGCCTGGTTTACAACCACCCTTTTGATGGAACATTCATCCGTGAGAAAGGGAAGTCTGTTCGAGTTCATGTACAGTTTTTTGATGACAGCCCAACAAGGGGCTGGGTTAGCAGAAGGCTATTAAAGCCATATACAG GTTCACAATCGAAGGAAGTGCAAAAAGGAGGTCATTTTTACAGTTCAAAGCCTGAAATACTCAGAGCAATGCAACGTGCAGATGAAGCCTTGAAAAAAGACAAGATTGAGAGGCTAAAATTGGCGGTGTGTGATGAGCCCTCAgaaccagaggaagaagaagagatggAG GTAGGTGCAACTTACTCATCAGATAAGAGTGAAGAAGATAATGAAATTGAAAGTGAAGAGGAAGTACAGCCTAAGGTCCAAGGATCTAGGCGAAGTAGCCGCCAAATAAAAAAACGAAGGGTCATATCAGACTCTGAGAGTGACATTGGTGGCTCTGATGTGGAATTCAAGCCAGATGCTAAGGAGGAAGGAAGTAGTGATGAACTaagcagtggggtgggggatagTGACAGTGAAGGCCTGGAGAGTCCTGTCAAAGTTGCTTCAAAGCGGAAGAAAATGGTGACTGGAAATGGCTCTCTCAAAAGGAAAAGTTCAAGGAAGGAAATGCCCTTGGCCACCAAACGATCAACTGGCATTTCATCAGAAACCAAGAGTGCTTTGAATGCTTTCTCTGCCCCTCAAAATTCTGAATCTCAAGCCCACATTAGTGGAGGATGCGATGATAGTAGTCGCCCCACTGTCTGGTATCATGAAACTTTAGAGTGGctcaaggaggaaaagagaagagatctACACAGGAGGCGACCTGATCACCCTGATTTTGATGCATCCACACTCTATGTTCCTGAGGATTTCCTTAACTCCTGTACTCCTGGCATGAGGAAGTGGTGGCAGATTAAGTCTCAGAACTTTGatcttgttatattttataaGGTGGGGAAGTTTTATGAGCTGTACCACATGGATGCTCTTATTGGAGTCAACAAACTAGGTCTGGTATTCATGAAAGGCAACTGGGCTCATTCTGGTTTCCCTGAAATTGCATTTGGCCGATATTCCGATTCTCTGGTTCAGAAAGGTTATAAAGTAGCACGAGTGGAACAGACTGAGACCCCTGAAATGATGGAGGCACGATGCCGGAAGATGGCACATATATCTAAGTATGACAGAGTGGTGAGGAGGGAGATCTGTAGAGTTATTACCAAGGGTACACAGACCTACAGTGTTTTGGAAGGTGACCCCTCTGAGAACTACAGTAAGTATCTCCTTAGCctcaaagaaaaagaggaggattCTTCTGGCCACACTCGGGTGTATGGAGTATGCTTTGTTGATACCTCACTGGGAAAGTTTCTCATAGGTCAGTTTTCAGATGATCGCCATTGTTCCAGATTTAGGACTCTGGTGGCACACTATCCTCCAGTACAAGTCTTATTTGAGAAAGGAAATCTCTCAACAGAAACGAAGATGATTCTGAAGGGTTCATTATCCTCCTCTCTTCAGGAAGGTCTGATACCAGGCTCCCAGTTTTGGGATGCAGCCAAAACTTTGAGAACTCTCCTTGAAGAaggatattttaaggaaaagttaaATGAGGACAGTGGGGTGATGTTACCCCAGGTGCTTAAAGGTATGACCTCAGAGTCTGATTCTCTTGGGTTGACACCAGGAGAGAAGAGTGAATTGGCCCTGTCTGCTCTAGGTGGTTGTGTCTTCTACCTCAAAAAATGTCTTATTGATCAAGAGCTTTTATCAATGGCTAATTTTGAAGAATACATTCCCTTGGATTCTGACATGGTCAGTGCTGCAGGACCTGGTGCTTTTTTTGCTAAAGCCAATCAACGAATGGTGCTAGATGCTGTGACATTAAGCAACTTGGAGATTTTCATGAATGGAACAAATGGTTCTACTGAAGGGACCCTGCTAGAAAAGATTGATACTTGCCATACTCCCTTTGGTAAACGGCTTCTAAAGCAGTGGCTTTGTGCCCCACTCTGTAGCCCTTATGCTATCAATGATCGTCTAGATGCTATAGAAGATCTAATGGTTGTGCCTGACAAAATCTCTGATGTGGTAGACCTTCTAAAGAAGCTTCCAGACCTTGAGAGGCTGCTGAGTAAAATTCATAATGTTGGGTCTCCCCTCAAGAGCCAAAACCACCCAGATAGCAGGGCTATCATGTATGAAGAAACTACATACAGcaaaaaaaagattattgattttctttctgctctagAAGGATTCAAagtaatatgtaaaattatagaGATTATGGAAGAAGTCGTTGACAACTTTAAGTCTAAAATCCTTAAGCAGGTTGTTACTCTACAGACAAAAACTCCTGAGGGCCGTTTTCCAGATTTGACTCTAGAGCTGAACCGATGGGATACAGCCTTTGATCATGAAAAGGCTCGAAAGACTGGACTAATTACTCCCAAAGCAGGATTTGACTCTGATTATGACCAAGCTCTTGctgacataaaagaaaatgaacagagcctcctGGAATACTTGGAGAAACAGCGTAGTCGAATAGGCTGTAGGACCATTGTCTACTGGGGGATCGGTAGGAACCGTTATCAGTTGGAAATTCCAGAGAATTTTATCACTCGTAATTTGCCCGAAGAATATGAGTTGAAATCTACCAAGAAGGGCTGTAAGCGGTACTGGACCAAAACTATTGAGAAGAAGTTGGCTAATCTGATAAATGCTGAAGAACGGAGAGACACATCATTGAAGGACTGCATGCGGCGACTGTTCTATAACTTTGATAAAAATTACAAGGACTGGCAGTCTGCTGTTGAGTGCATCGCAGTATTGG ATGTGTTATTGTGCCTGGCTAACTACAGTCGAGGGGGTGATGGCCCTATGTGTCGTCCAGTAATTCTGTTGCCAGAAGAAGGCACTCCTCCCTTCTTAGACCTTAGAGGATCACGTCATCCCTGCATTACGAAGACTTTTTTTGGAGATGACTTTATACCAAATGACATTCTGATAGGctgtgaggaagaggaagaggaaaatggcAAAGCTTACTGTGTGCTTGTTACTGGACCTAACATGGGGGGCAAGTCTACGCTCATGAGACAG GCTGGCCTGTTAGCTGTAATGGCTCAGACAGGTTGTTACATACCTGCTGAAGTGTGTAGGCTCACACCAATTGATAGAGTATTTACTAGACTTGGTGCCTCAGACAGAATAATGtcag gtgaaagTACATTTTTTGTGGAGTTGAGTGAAACTGCCAGTATACTTACGCATGCAACAGCACATTCTCTGGTGCTTGTGGATGAATTAG GAAGAGGTACTGCAACATTTGATGGAACAGCAATAGCAAATGCGGTTGTTAAAGAACTTGCTGAGAACATAAAGTGTCGTACACTGTTTTCTACCCACTACCATTCATTAGTAGAAGATTATTCTCAAAATGTTGCAGTTCGCCTGGGCCACATG GCATGCATGGTAGAAAATGAATGTGAGGATCCCAGCCAGGAGACTATTACCTTCCTCTATAAATTCATTAAGGGAGCTTGTCCTAAAAGCTATGGCTTTAATGCAGCAAGGCTTGCCAATCTTCCAGAGGAGGTTATTCAAAAGGGACATAGAAAAGCAAGAGAATTTGAAAAGATGACTCAATCACTGCGATTATTTCG gGAAGTTTGCCTGGCTAGTGAAAGGTCGACTCTAGATGCTGAAGCTGTCCCTAAGTTGCTGACTTTGATTAAGGAATTATAG